A stretch of Suncus etruscus isolate mSunEtr1 chromosome 9, mSunEtr1.pri.cur, whole genome shotgun sequence DNA encodes these proteins:
- the HARBI1 gene encoding putative nuclease HARBI1, whose product MAIPITVLDCDLLLYGRGHRTLDRFKLDDVTDEYLMSMYGFPRQFIYYLVELLGASLSRPTQRSRAISPETQILAALGFYTSGSFQTRMGDAIGISQASMSRCVANVTEALVERASQFIHFPADEASVQALKDEFYGLAGMPGVIGVVDCVHVAIKAPNAEDLSYVNRKGLHSLNCLMVCDIRGALMTVETSWPGSLQDCAVLQQSSLQTQFEEGLHRDSWLLGDSAFFLRTWLLTPLHLPETPSEYRYNMAHSATHSVVEKTVRTLCSRFRCLDGSKGALQYSPEKSSHIILACCVLHNISLEHGMDVWSLPVTGPLEQPPEEECEPLESLDLEADRLRQELLLTHFS is encoded by the exons ATGGCAATACCCATAACAGTCCTTGACTGTGATCTCTTGCTGTATGGACGAGGTCATCGGACATTGGATCGCTTTAAACTGGACGATGTGACTGATGAATATCTGATGTCCATGTATGGCTTTCCTCGGCAGTTCATTTATTACTTGGTGGAGCTCCTGGGAGCGAGTCTTTCTAGACCTACTCAAAGATCCAGGGCCATCAGCCCCGAGACACAAATCCTGGCTGCCTTAGGCTTCTATACCTCAGGCTCCTTCCAGACTCGGATGGGAGATGCTATTGGTATCAGCCAGGCCTCCATGAGTCGTTGTGTTGCCAATGTCACTGAGGCCCTGGTGGAAAGAGCCTCTCAGTTCATTCATTTTCCAGCTGACGAAGCCTCTGTACAGGCACTGAAAGATGAATTCTATGGCTTGGCaggaatgccaggagtgatcgggGTGGTGGACTGTGTCCACGTGGCCATTAAGGCACCCAATGCTGAAGACCTCTCCTATGTGAACCGCAAAGGGTTGCATTCATTAAATTGTCTGATGGTGTGTGACATCCGAGGGGCGCTGATGACTGTGGAGACCAGCTGGCCGGGCAGCCTGCAGGACTGTGCTGTGCTGCAGCAGTCTTCTCTCCAGACTCAGTTTGAAGAGGGGCTGCACAGAGACAGTTGGCTGCTTG GTGACAGCGCCTTCTTTCTGCGCACTTGGCTCCTAACGCCCCTTCACCTTCCCGAGACCCCCTCCGAGTATCGCTACAACATGGCCCACTCCGCCACGCATAGTGTGGTTGAGAAGACTGTCCGGACCCTCTGCTCCAGGTTCCGCTGCCTCGATGGATCCAAGGGCGCCCTGCAGTACTCCCCAGAGAAGTCCAGCCACATCATCTTGGCTTGCTGTGTCCTCCACAACATCTCCCTAGAGCATGGGATGGACGTGTGGTCCTTGCCAGTGACAGGGCCTCTGGAACAGCCTCCCGAGGAAGAGTGTGAACCCCTAGAGTCCCTGGATCTCGAGGCCGATCGGCTCCGGCAGGAGCTGCTGCTGACTCACTTTAGCTAA